Proteins encoded together in one Caldisericia bacterium window:
- a CDS encoding UvrD-helicase domain-containing protein, producing MGFIKNLIDKELNENQKEAVLHTEGPLLVFAGAGSGKTKTLTFRVAYLIEELKINSKNILAVTFTNKAAEEMKDRIKLLLNRNIDFMWIGTFHSICARILRDEIHNLGYNKNFSIIDEDDSVKIIEESIKFLDLSKNYFIPQDIFSKISFIKSRGFFVDDFKPKDAYEDILKKIFLRYEEIKKFGNMLDFDDLINFVTRLLNTNDVIARVYSEKFKFILVDEYQDINPSQHKLLKALTKYNKNIFVVGDDDQSIYKFRGSSSELMLSFKYDFEEVKVVYLTENYRSRELIVNAAKELISNNKKREEKPLFAIKEGGNKIKLYSALNEIDEARFVVNKIEELINLGVKPNEIAILYRTNAQSRNFEDFLILKNIPYRLVGGIKFYQRKEIKDIISYFRIILNDRDFLSLERVFNYPKIGIGEKTFEKIKDYLEKGFSLEETLEEIISYMKNKKIEEGLRKFLLNYRNWKENKDDIFNLIDSILKDTNFLDELDDERKENIYEFLNIIKEFYERTQSKNLEDFLQYISLISDVDTIDASEKITLMTVHSAKGLEFQIVFIVGLEDGLFPHFKSLLSKDDIEEERRLLYVAMTRAKEDLYFTYSLRRTRRGIPDFPEISRFIKEIPSKYFENLCEIVEDKENLTNFIDNKTNHDFKINKNEVIYHEEFGYGKVLDFVNDNINPYIIVDFGDGDIKKLSIKYSKIKRGE from the coding sequence ATGGGTTTTATAAAGAATTTGATAGATAAAGAATTAAATGAGAATCAAAAAGAAGCTGTTCTTCATACCGAAGGTCCACTTCTTGTTTTCGCGGGTGCAGGAAGTGGTAAAACAAAAACTCTAACATTTAGAGTTGCGTATTTAATTGAAGAGTTAAAAATAAATTCTAAAAATATTTTAGCAGTAACATTTACTAATAAAGCAGCCGAGGAGATGAAAGATAGAATAAAATTACTTCTAAATAGGAATATAGATTTTATGTGGATAGGAACATTTCATTCTATTTGCGCAAGAATTTTAAGAGATGAAATACATAATTTAGGATATAACAAAAACTTTTCTATAATTGATGAAGATGATTCAGTAAAAATTATAGAAGAATCAATAAAATTTTTAGATTTATCTAAAAATTATTTTATTCCTCAAGATATTTTTTCAAAAATTTCTTTTATAAAATCAAGAGGATTTTTTGTTGATGATTTTAAACCAAAAGATGCATATGAAGATATATTAAAAAAAATTTTTTTAAGATATGAAGAAATAAAAAAGTTTGGTAATATGCTAGATTTCGATGATTTAATTAATTTTGTAACTAGACTTCTTAATACTAATGATGTTATTGCAAGGGTGTATTCTGAAAAGTTTAAATTTATTCTTGTAGATGAATATCAAGATATAAATCCCTCACAGCATAAACTTTTAAAAGCATTAACAAAATATAATAAAAACATTTTTGTTGTAGGAGATGATGATCAAAGTATTTACAAATTTAGAGGTTCAAGTTCAGAACTTATGCTTTCATTTAAATATGATTTTGAAGAAGTTAAAGTTGTTTATCTTACAGAAAATTATAGGAGTAGAGAATTAATTGTAAATGCTGCGAAAGAGTTAATTTCAAACAATAAAAAAAGAGAAGAAAAACCTCTTTTTGCTATAAAAGAGGGTGGAAACAAAATTAAACTATATTCAGCTTTAAACGAAATAGATGAAGCTAGGTTTGTAGTTAATAAAATAGAAGAATTAATAAATTTAGGGGTTAAGCCAAATGAAATTGCAATATTATATAGAACCAATGCTCAATCTAGAAATTTTGAAGACTTTTTAATTCTTAAAAATATTCCTTATAGATTAGTTGGTGGTATAAAATTTTATCAAAGAAAGGAAATTAAGGATATTATTTCCTATTTTAGGATTATTTTAAATGATAGAGATTTTTTATCTCTTGAAAGAGTTTTCAATTATCCAAAGATTGGTATAGGTGAAAAGACATTTGAAAAAATAAAAGATTATTTAGAAAAAGGATTTTCTTTAGAAGAGACTTTGGAAGAAATAATTTCATATATGAAAAATAAAAAAATTGAAGAGGGTTTAAGAAAGTTTCTTTTAAATTATAGAAATTGGAAAGAGAATAAAGATGATATATTCAATTTAATAGATTCAATACTTAAAGATACTAATTTTCTTGATGAGCTTGATGATGAACGAAAAGAGAATATTTATGAATTTTTAAATATAATTAAAGAATTTTATGAAAGAACACAAAGCAAAAATCTCGAAGATTTCCTTCAATATATTTCATTAATAAGTGATGTTGACACTATTGATGCCTCTGAAAAAATAACATTAATGACGGTACATTCTGCAAAAGGACTTGAATTTCAAATAGTTTTTATTGTTGGTTTAGAAGATGGCCTATTCCCTCATTTTAAGTCACTTCTTTCAAAAGATGATATTGAAGAAGAAAGAAGGCTTCTTTATGTCGCAATGACTAGAGCAAAGGAAGATTTATATTTTACTTATAGTTTAAGGAGAACAAGAAGAGGAATTCCAGATTTTCCTGAAATTTCTAGATTTATAAAAGAGATACCCTCTAAATACTTTGAGAATTTATGTGAAATTGTTGAAGATAAAGAAAATTTAACTAATTTTATTGATAATAAAACAAACCACGATTTTAAAATTAATAAAAATGAAGTCATTTATCATGAAGAGTTTGGATACGGTAAAGTATTAGATTTTGTTAATGATAATATAAATCCATATATTATTGTTGATTTTGGAGATGGCGATATTAAAAAACTTTCAATTAAATATTCAAAAATAAAAAGAGGTGAATGA
- a CDS encoding cob(I)yrinic acid a,c-diamide adenosyltransferase → MNELGLIHCYTGDGKGKTTSSIGVIIRALGHHYKVGFIQFLKGISYYGELFFLYNLYPYVIFYHFGRDCPKSSMIKQGFEKCDASCKYCFIDFKNPSEEDLKYVRIAFEKAKEISKDVDILVLDEINLVLKYNMLSMNEFLDFVKNKPEKLELILTGRDAPNEIIEISDYVTEFKMIKHPYNKGILGRRGIEY, encoded by the coding sequence ATGAATGAATTAGGGTTAATTCATTGCTACACTGGAGATGGTAAAGGTAAAACAACTTCAAGTATAGGAGTTATAATTAGAGCACTTGGACATCATTATAAAGTCGGTTTTATACAGTTTTTAAAGGGAATTAGTTATTATGGAGAGTTATTTTTTTTATATAATCTATATCCATATGTGATTTTTTATCATTTTGGAAGAGACTGTCCAAAGTCTTCTATGATTAAACAAGGGTTTGAAAAATGTGATGCATCATGTAAATATTGTTTTATAGATTTTAAAAATCCAAGTGAAGAAGATTTAAAATATGTAAGAATTGCATTTGAAAAAGCAAAAGAAATTTCAAAGGATGTAGATATTCTTGTTCTTGATGAAATAAATCTCGTATTAAAATATAATATGTTATCTATGAATGAATTTTTAGATTTTGTAAAAAACAAACCTGAAAAATTAGAGCTTATATTAACTGGAAGAGATGCTCCAAATGAAATTATTGAAATTAGTGATTATGTTACCGAATTCAAAATGATAAAACACCCATATAACAAAGGTATACTAGGTAGAAGAGGAATAGAGTATTAA
- the cmk gene encoding (d)CMP kinase yields the protein MIIAVDGPSASGKTRLGKNLSNILGIKFIDSGRLYRIVAYLFKSENGNLKKFLRSKNWAEIFNKFDDSIDLYSPEVSDISSKISTNRCVRKIVNNYLRNIAKYESLVIAGRDIGTVVFKNADLKIFLTADEEERKKRRIKQLLEKGFSPDKIEEELSKRDIRDSSRKLSPLKPAKDAIIIDNTNLLKEETLNIVLNELKKRGLL from the coding sequence ATGATAATTGCTGTTGACGGACCTTCTGCTTCAGGCAAGACAAGATTAGGAAAAAATTTATCTAATATCTTAGGAATCAAATTTATCGATTCTGGAAGATTATATAGAATTGTTGCCTATCTATTTAAATCAGAAAATGGTAATTTAAAAAAATTTTTAAGATCTAAGAATTGGGCTGAGATTTTCAACAAATTCGATGATTCAATAGATCTTTATTCACCAGAGGTTTCAGATATAAGTTCAAAAATTTCTACAAATAGATGTGTGAGGAAAATAGTTAATAATTATTTAAGAAATATTGCAAAATATGAAAGTTTGGTTATAGCTGGAAGGGATATTGGAACTGTTGTTTTTAAAAATGCAGACTTAAAAATATTTTTAACTGCTGATGAAGAAGAGAGAAAAAAAAGAAGAATCAAACAACTCCTTGAGAAAGGTTTCTCTCCTGATAAAATTGAAGAAGAACTTTCAAAAAGAGACATTAGAGATAGTTCTAGAAAATTATCACCTTTAAAACCTGCTAAAGATGCAATTATAATTGATAATACAAATTTATTAAAAGAAGAAACACTAAATATTGTTTTAAATGAATTAAAAAAGAGAGGTTTATTATGA
- a CDS encoding 1-acyl-sn-glycerol-3-phosphate acyltransferase yields the protein MKSLFRKLIYLLLYLVAFLLFKTFFFFKVYGKENELNGGGIIFVANHNSWFDFLIMAISLKPNKFIHFLAKEEVFKGFLKYFLNFMEIIPVKRDKLDRNVIKLGMYYLTKNENLGIFPEATRSPDGKFQVDNFHSGANFFSLKNKSPIQMILIKGSFKAFPRGSKFPKLFTSIRSKIYPPIYPDKYINREFNVETLNEYTDELKNLFIERLKEDF from the coding sequence ATGAAAAGTCTATTTAGAAAGTTAATTTATCTTTTACTATATCTAGTTGCATTTCTATTATTTAAAACATTCTTTTTCTTTAAAGTATATGGCAAGGAAAATGAACTTAATGGAGGTGGTATAATTTTCGTTGCAAATCATAATTCATGGTTTGATTTTCTAATTATGGCAATATCTCTTAAACCAAACAAATTTATTCATTTTTTAGCAAAAGAAGAGGTTTTTAAAGGATTTCTTAAATATTTTTTAAATTTTATGGAAATAATTCCTGTTAAAAGAGATAAACTTGACAGAAATGTTATTAAACTAGGTATGTATTACTTGACCAAAAATGAAAATTTAGGAATTTTTCCAGAAGCAACTAGAAGTCCAGATGGAAAATTCCAAGTCGACAACTTTCATTCAGGAGCGAATTTTTTCTCTTTGAAAAATAAATCTCCTATTCAAATGATTTTAATTAAAGGAAGTTTTAAAGCCTTTCCAAGAGGAAGTAAATTTCCAAAACTTTTTACAAGTATTAGAAGTAAAATTTATCCACCTATTTACCCAGATAAATATATAAATAGAGAATTTAATGTCGAAACTCTTAATGAATATACTGATGAACTTAAAAATCTATTTATTGAAAGATTGAAAGAGGATTTTTAA
- the ispH gene encoding 4-hydroxy-3-methylbut-2-enyl diphosphate reductase: MEIIESKYLGFCSGVKRAYKLVKEKLNKGTKVYINKELVHNKDVNIELEKEGLIISKNIEEIPDNSIYTVPAHGLSLDDFKIANNKNLIIIDATCPFVIKSLKIGKKVLQEGKYLFIVGEKTHQEIIFLYSNLKGERTFVIDENDEIPYINGKVGVIIQSTKSEEYYEHMKNKIKAKVKDVVFYNTICKESQKRQMEVKELAKKVDILLVIGGKNSSNTKRLYEIGKKFVKTYHIENENEIERQWFIDVKRVGIISGTSTPNFIIEKVKEKCLKLQ, encoded by the coding sequence ATGGAAATTATTGAAAGTAAATATTTAGGTTTTTGTAGTGGTGTAAAAAGAGCTTATAAATTGGTCAAAGAAAAGTTAAATAAAGGAACGAAAGTTTATATAAATAAAGAACTTGTTCATAATAAGGATGTTAATATTGAACTAGAAAAAGAAGGTCTTATTATTTCAAAAAATATTGAAGAAATTCCAGATAATAGCATATATACAGTACCTGCCCATGGATTAAGTTTAGATGATTTTAAGATTGCCAATAATAAAAATTTAATAATAATTGATGCTACTTGTCCTTTTGTAATAAAATCATTAAAAATTGGAAAAAAAGTACTTCAAGAAGGAAAATATTTGTTTATAGTTGGAGAAAAAACCCATCAAGAAATAATTTTTTTATATTCCAACTTAAAAGGAGAAAGGACTTTTGTTATAGATGAAAATGATGAAATACCTTATATAAATGGAAAAGTTGGAGTTATAATTCAATCTACAAAAAGTGAAGAATATTATGAACATATGAAAAATAAAATAAAAGCAAAAGTTAAGGATGTTGTCTTCTACAATACAATCTGTAAAGAAAGCCAAAAAAGGCAAATGGAGGTTAAAGAATTAGCAAAAAAAGTAGATATTCTTCTTGTAATTGGTGGCAAAAATTCATCTAATACTAAAAGATTATACGAAATAGGAAAAAAATTTGTTAAAACATATCACATTGAAAATGAAAATGAAATTGAGAGACAATGGTTTATTGATGTAAAAAGGGTTGGAATTATTTCTGGAACTTCAACACCTAATTTCATTATAGAGAAGGTAAAAGAAAAATGTTTAAAATTGCAATAG
- the der gene encoding ribosome biogenesis GTPase Der — translation MFKIAIVGRPNTGKSTLFNTLIKKSKAVTYELPGTTRDYIYGEGIINGKKVSFLDTGGISFNEKTEIGEKIRMQVEIAIEISDLVIFLIDGSIKTVTDEDRKISKILHRKNKETILVLNKCDLNEACDDSYLYLELGFGEPIKISAIKKIGIDALIDKINEKIKFEEKEEIKILKDIPKISIIGKPNVGKSTLLNAIANFERSIVSNEPGTTRDIVEHLVNYKSKDYIFLDTPGIRKGILKDLDFYVSLRAINAIKESDIVLFIISCEDVSRTDEHLMSLILKNKKSGILVMNKLDKLDIKKLNNFLNEVAYRLNEILFYPQVMISALKKENIEMVFKLIDVVFKNIKKELKQNEIKDMIFELIINHPPPRKGKKLLKIYDVLIKNNNIKEIYLIVNDKDFLKKDYIRYLEDRIRNKYDLKGVFIDFIIKEKRKAKEK, via the coding sequence ATGTTTAAAATTGCAATAGTTGGAAGACCTAACACTGGTAAATCTACCTTATTTAATACTTTAATTAAAAAAAGTAAGGCAGTAACCTATGAATTACCTGGAACAACAAGAGACTATATTTATGGGGAAGGAATAATAAATGGTAAAAAAGTTTCATTTTTAGATACAGGTGGAATTTCATTTAATGAAAAGACTGAGATTGGCGAAAAAATTAGAATGCAAGTAGAAATTGCAATTGAAATTAGTGATCTTGTAATATTTCTTATTGATGGAAGTATAAAGACAGTAACTGACGAAGATAGAAAAATTTCTAAAATTTTACATAGAAAGAATAAAGAAACCATTCTTGTTTTAAATAAATGTGATTTAAATGAAGCTTGTGATGATTCATATTTATATTTAGAGCTTGGTTTTGGAGAACCAATAAAAATTTCTGCTATTAAAAAAATAGGAATTGATGCACTTATAGATAAAATAAATGAAAAGATAAAATTCGAGGAAAAAGAGGAAATAAAAATTTTAAAGGATATTCCTAAAATTTCAATTATTGGAAAACCAAATGTTGGGAAATCAACGCTTTTAAATGCAATTGCGAATTTTGAAAGATCTATTGTTTCAAATGAACCTGGAACAACTAGAGATATAGTAGAACATTTAGTAAATTATAAATCAAAAGATTATATTTTTCTTGATACTCCTGGTATTAGAAAGGGTATTTTAAAAGATTTAGATTTTTATGTATCATTAAGAGCAATAAATGCAATAAAAGAGAGTGATATAGTTCTTTTTATTATTTCTTGTGAAGATGTTTCTAGAACCGATGAACATCTAATGAGTTTAATTTTAAAAAATAAAAAATCAGGAATTCTTGTTATGAATAAACTTGATAAATTAGACATAAAGAAATTAAATAATTTCCTTAATGAAGTTGCATATCGATTAAATGAAATTCTTTTTTACCCTCAAGTAATGATCTCAGCATTAAAAAAAGAAAACATAGAAATGGTTTTTAAATTAATAGATGTTGTTTTTAAAAACATAAAAAAAGAGTTAAAACAAAATGAAATAAAAGATATGATTTTTGAACTTATCATAAATCATCCACCACCAAGAAAAGGAAAAAAATTATTAAAAATTTACGATGTTCTTATAAAAAATAATAATATAAAAGAAATTTATTTAATTGTAAATGATAAAGATTTTTTAAAGAAAGATTATATAAGATATCTAGAAGATAGAATTAGAAATAAATATGATTTAAAAGGAGTTTTTATTGATTTTATAATTAAAGAAAAAAGGAAGGCAAAAGAAAAATGA
- a CDS encoding NAD(P)-dependent glycerol-3-phosphate dehydrogenase yields MKIGILGGGGWGTSLGLHLYRKKFDIITWFHSEETLKVIKETRENIFYLPGFIIPNEIELTNYLEEVIENTDIIFIVIPSQYVREVIMKIDKNKIRNKIFLIASKGIEMKTGKRMSEVLEEVLETKNYAILSGPNFSKEVALRIPTSTVVASKDENLCLIFQNLLTNEYFRVYTSRDSIGVEIGGSLKNVLAIASGISDGLGFGVNTKASLITRGIKEMIRVGKKFGANEETFYGLSGLGDLVATSFSNLSRNRWFGEMIGRGIKPKEIISSTRQVIEGVYTAKVIYENNSELDLPIITEVYNILYKNKEPMLSVRNLMTRILKSEEN; encoded by the coding sequence ATGAAAATTGGAATTTTAGGTGGTGGAGGCTGGGGAACATCTCTAGGATTACATTTATATAGAAAAAAGTTTGATATTATAACATGGTTCCATTCAGAAGAAACTCTTAAAGTAATCAAAGAGACAAGAGAAAACATATTTTATTTACCTGGTTTTATTATCCCAAATGAAATTGAATTAACAAATTATTTAGAAGAAGTAATAGAGAATACTGATATTATTTTTATTGTTATTCCTTCACAATATGTAAGAGAAGTTATTATGAAAATAGATAAGAATAAAATTAGGAACAAAATTTTTCTTATAGCATCTAAAGGAATAGAGATGAAAACTGGAAAAAGAATGAGCGAAGTATTAGAAGAAGTTTTAGAAACCAAAAATTATGCTATTCTTTCTGGACCAAATTTTTCAAAGGAAGTTGCTCTAAGAATACCAACATCAACAGTTGTAGCATCAAAAGATGAAAATTTGTGTTTGATATTTCAAAACCTCTTGACAAATGAGTATTTTAGAGTATATACTTCAAGAGATAGCATTGGAGTTGAGATTGGAGGGAGTTTGAAAAATGTTCTTGCAATTGCATCCGGTATATCTGACGGATTAGGCTTTGGAGTTAATACAAAAGCGTCATTAATAACTAGAGGAATAAAAGAGATGATAAGAGTAGGAAAAAAGTTTGGAGCAAATGAAGAGACATTTTATGGACTCTCTGGTTTAGGAGATCTTGTTGCAACTTCTTTTTCAAATCTATCAAGAAATAGATGGTTTGGAGAGATGATAGGAAGAGGCATAAAACCAAAAGAGATAATATCTTCAACAAGACAAGTGATAGAAGGAGTATATACTGCAAAAGTTATTTATGAAAATAATAGTGAACTTGATTTACCAATTATTACTGAAGTTTATAATATATTATATAAAAATAAAGAACCAATGCTTTCTGTTAGAAATTTAATGACAAGGATTTTGAAAAGTGAAGAAAATTAG
- a CDS encoding HU family DNA-binding protein, producing the protein MTKPEIVSAIAEKAGVTKKVAAATLEAFIETVMDALKKGEKVALVGFGTFEVRERKPRKGINPQTRKPIQIPAKKVPAFRAGKELKAIVPKK; encoded by the coding sequence ATGACTAAGCCAGAAATTGTTTCAGCAATTGCAGAAAAAGCTGGTGTAACAAAAAAAGTTGCAGCAGCAACATTAGAAGCATTCATTGAAACAGTAATGGATGCTTTAAAGAAGGGGGAAAAGGTTGCACTTGTAGGTTTTGGAACATTTGAAGTAAGAGAAAGAAAACCAAGAAAAGGAATTAATCCTCAAACAAGAAAACCAATTCAGATCCCAGCAAAGAAAGTTCCAGCATTCCGTGCAGGAAAAGAACTTAAAGCAATAGTTCCAAAAAAGTAG
- a CDS encoding helix-turn-helix domain-containing protein produces MNLRERLIELRKRLGLTRTEFAAKIGVSAAYIHILESGKQEITLRVLESISKSFEIPITYFFENINLNDENKIELKKYKINYLINQNKELIKGEFGEIYLPKRQFNNKYFIIKYLGENIPQFELNKGNFIVVSKEDELYNQDKLIVQIGKNVKFCILCIKRGNYILLPENESDFSFILDENKMNILKINKIVSVEE; encoded by the coding sequence ATGAATTTAAGAGAAAGATTAATAGAGTTAAGAAAAAGATTAGGTTTAACAAGAACTGAATTTGCTGCTAAAATTGGAGTTTCAGCTGCTTATATTCATATTCTTGAAAGCGGAAAGCAAGAAATAACCTTAAGAGTCTTAGAGAGTATATCTAAATCTTTTGAAATACCAATAACATATTTTTTTGAAAATATTAATTTAAATGACGAAAATAAAATTGAGTTAAAAAAATATAAAATAAATTACTTAATAAATCAAAATAAAGAATTAATTAAAGGTGAATTTGGTGAAATTTATTTACCTAAAAGACAGTTTAATAATAAATACTTTATTATAAAATATCTTGGAGAAAATATCCCGCAATTTGAATTAAATAAAGGAAATTTTATAGTTGTTTCAAAAGAAGATGAATTATACAACCAAGATAAATTAATTGTTCAAATTGGTAAAAATGTAAAATTTTGTATTTTATGTATTAAAAGGGGAAACTATATTCTTTTACCAGAGAATGAAAGTGATTTTTCATTTATTCTTGATGAAAATAAAATGAATATTTTGAAAATAAATAAAATTGTTAGTGTTGAAGAATAG
- the rdgB gene encoding RdgB/HAM1 family non-canonical purine NTP pyrophosphatase: MKKNCSKKLFIATENIGKLNEYIYLLKELNLEILTPKNFPNFNSPDEIGNTFIENALIKARYGFELTKIPTIADDSGLSVEILSGLPGVHSKRFYDNSGDFNKNIEKLLYMLKDVPFENRKAKFIAVVVYKDENHEEIFTGELEGYIFYEKRGEFGFGYDPIFYLPQFSKTVGELTFEEKNKISHRSKAIEKFIIFYKTILQH; this comes from the coding sequence ATGAAAAAGAATTGCTCAAAAAAGTTATTTATAGCTACTGAAAATATAGGAAAATTAAATGAATATATTTATTTATTAAAAGAACTTAATTTAGAGATATTAACTCCAAAAAATTTTCCAAATTTTAACTCACCAGATGAGATAGGTAATACTTTTATAGAAAATGCTCTAATAAAAGCAAGATATGGCTTTGAATTAACAAAAATTCCAACAATAGCAGATGATTCAGGTTTATCTGTTGAAATTTTAAGTGGATTACCTGGAGTTCATTCTAAAAGATTTTATGATAATAGTGGCGATTTTAACAAAAATATAGAAAAGTTACTTTATATGTTAAAAGATGTGCCTTTTGAAAATAGAAAAGCTAAATTTATTGCAGTAGTTGTTTATAAAGATGAAAATCATGAAGAAATTTTCACAGGTGAACTTGAAGGATATATTTTTTACGAAAAAAGAGGAGAATTTGGTTTTGGATATGATCCAATTTTTTATTTACCACAATTTTCAAAAACTGTTGGAGAACTTACTTTTGAGGAAAAAAACAAAATAAGTCATAGAAGTAAAGCTATAGAAAAATTTATAATTTTTTATAAAACTATTCTTCAACACTAA
- the rph gene encoding ribonuclease PH, producing the protein MKRKDGRGNEDIREFKIDIDFLKYPNGSALVQMGDTKVICTAMIEEKVPPFLKNMNSGWITAEYSLLPGSTYPRTIRDIDKGRIEGRSQEIQRLIGRSLRAAVDLTAISGLTIWIDTDVIQADGGTRTAAINGGFVAMYIALAKLYKNGKIPYFPIRSFIGAISVGIYNDEIIVDLDFNEDFDAQVDLNLVMNEHKKLVEIQGTAEKRDYSLEELFSMIKVGWKGISKIIEYEKELLKKVIYSY; encoded by the coding sequence ATTAAAAGAAAAGATGGAAGAGGTAATGAAGATATAAGAGAATTTAAGATTGATATAGATTTTTTAAAATACCCAAATGGCTCAGCTCTTGTACAAATGGGTGATACTAAAGTTATTTGTACTGCAATGATTGAGGAAAAAGTTCCTCCTTTCTTAAAGAATATGAATTCAGGTTGGATTACTGCTGAATATTCATTGCTTCCAGGCTCAACTTATCCGAGGACTATAAGAGATATTGATAAAGGACGAATTGAAGGAAGATCTCAAGAAATCCAAAGATTAATAGGAAGATCATTAAGGGCAGCAGTTGATTTAACAGCAATTTCAGGTTTAACAATTTGGATCGACACAGATGTTATTCAAGCAGATGGAGGAACAAGAACTGCTGCTATAAATGGTGGTTTTGTTGCAATGTATATTGCATTAGCTAAGTTATATAAAAATGGAAAAATTCCTTATTTTCCAATTAGAAGTTTTATTGGTGCAATTAGTGTAGGAATATATAATGATGAAATTATAGTTGATTTAGATTTTAACGAAGATTTTGATGCACAAGTTGATCTTAATCTTGTTATGAACGAACATAAAAAATTAGTTGAAATTCAGGGCACTGCAGAAAAAAGAGATTATTCACTTGAAGAATTATTTAGTATGATAAAAGTAGGTTGGAAAGGGATAAGTAAAATAATTGAATATGAAAAAGAATTGCTCAAAAAAGTTATTTATAGCTACTGA
- the secD gene encoding protein translocase subunit SecD has translation MRLKNYLGRLIFLLVVIAIGVWAVKTKTPTLGLDLKGGVHIVLECVDTEQVKATPELVESTRAVIEKRVNALGISEAVVQREGGLNSKRIIIDIPGQRNLKLEDIENLIGKTALLQFKLEDGTVILTGANLKDVRVQLNTDPAKKGQAVIAFELDSEGTQKFAQATKENIDKHIAIYLDEDLLMNPVVKSEIPDGKGVIEGDFTVDQASQYVALLQGGSLPLKVNILSSEIIGPSLGEDMVAMSIKAAILALILIVLYMTVYYRLMGFLASIALLIFVLVDLAVLILLNATFSLPAIGGFVLTLGMAVDANVIIFERIKEEIRSGKTLKTGISLGFNKAFRTVLDSNITTLSGALAIIYFGIGLIKGFGVTLTIGILISFFSAIFTTRLLLDLFSSTPLAKNGKIFGY, from the coding sequence ATGAGATTGAAAAACTATTTAGGTAGACTAATTTTTCTTCTTGTTGTTATAGCAATAGGTGTCTGGGCAGTAAAAACAAAAACTCCAACACTTGGTCTAGATCTTAAAGGTGGAGTTCACATTGTTCTTGAATGTGTAGATACTGAACAGGTTAAAGCAACTCCAGAATTAGTTGAAAGCACAAGAGCTGTTATAGAAAAAAGAGTTAATGCTCTTGGTATTTCTGAAGCAGTTGTTCAAAGAGAGGGAGGATTAAATAGCAAAAGAATAATTATAGATATTCCAGGTCAAAGAAATTTAAAACTTGAAGATATTGAAAATTTAATTGGTAAAACTGCTCTTTTACAATTTAAACTCGAAGATGGAACTGTAATTTTAACAGGAGCAAATTTAAAAGATGTTAGAGTTCAGTTAAATACAGATCCAGCAAAAAAAGGACAAGCAGTAATTGCATTTGAACTTGACTCTGAAGGGACACAAAAATTTGCTCAAGCAACTAAAGAAAATATTGATAAACATATTGCAATATATTTAGATGAAGATTTACTTATGAATCCTGTTGTAAAAAGTGAAATACCAGATGGAAAAGGAGTGATAGAAGGAGATTTTACAGTAGATCAAGCATCTCAGTATGTAGCACTCCTACAAGGAGGTTCTCTTCCTCTTAAAGTTAATATTCTTTCATCTGAAATAATTGGTCCATCTCTTGGTGAAGATATGGTTGCAATGAGTATTAAAGCAGCAATTTTAGCGTTAATTTTAATTGTATTATATATGACAGTATATTATAGATTGATGGGCTTTTTAGCATCTATTGCACTTCTAATTTTTGTTCTTGTTGATTTAGCAGTTTTAATACTTTTAAATGCAACTTTTTCATTACCTGCAATTGGAGGTTTTGTTTTGACCCTTGGTATGGCAGTAGATGCTAATGTAATAATATTCGAAAGAATAAAAGAAGAAATAAGAAGTGGAAAAACTTTAAAAACTGGTATAAGTTTAGGATTTAATAAAGCATTTAGAACTGTTTTAGATTCAAATATTACGACACTTTCAGGTGCACTAGCAATTATTTATTTTGGAATTGGTTTAATAAAAGGTTTTGGAGTTACTTTAACAATTGGAATATTAATTTCATTCTTTTCAGCAATATTTACAACAAGACTTCTTTTAGATCTTTTTTCTTCGACACCACTTGCAAAAAATGGAAAAATTTTTGGTTATTAA